The following are from one region of the Mesorhizobium sp. B2-8-5 genome:
- a CDS encoding helix-turn-helix transcriptional regulator, which yields MPEPDRIIRLRTVLTRTGLSRSTMYRKIAEGTFPPQIKISVNGAGWRESEINRWVENPASWSPRRESDEIR from the coding sequence ATGCCGGAACCCGACCGCATCATCCGCCTCAGAACCGTCCTTACCCGGACCGGGCTCTCCCGCTCAACCATGTATCGCAAGATTGCCGAAGGCACCTTTCCACCCCAAATCAAAATCAGCGTAAACGGTGCAGGATGGCGAGAGTCGGAAATCAATCGATGGGTAGAGAATCCCGCATCTTGGAGTCCGAGGCGAGAAAGTGATGAAATCCGATAA